A window of the Arachis duranensis cultivar V14167 chromosome 5, aradu.V14167.gnm2.J7QH, whole genome shotgun sequence genome harbors these coding sequences:
- the LOC107489651 gene encoding uncharacterized protein LOC107489651, with protein MASEESFVVLVHHRGSIKRKTRSGVKFTDKDPLCIIVRPTTRYEDLVSSILLKLGLEGHVSLSPAVSRARGVRTGIPPSSSVPAYEPPLQPAASPSFVVDLNGSVGDEVGEGEYPRTSLQCVVPAGVGDGFLDDPKDDDVEPDMIADDNGDDAGASEPAGVGGGSSSGTQQYPPHFSSLDLDAMRQEGVPGQPAGFGARDAEGSAGLTEFQVGQQFPDKEEAFLSVKTYSIRRGVQYKVVESDYRRYVGKCSEFDNGCTWLIRLSLRQRKGVWEVKRYNGPHTCLATSISSDHRSLDYHVISAFIMPIVRVDASVSIKVLLNATATHFGFRPTYRRVWLAK; from the exons atggctagtgaggagagtttCGTAGTGTTGGTTCACCACAGAGGATCCATTAAGAGGAAAACTCGTTCcggtgtgaagttcactgataaGGATCCTCTCTGTATTATCGTAAGGCCTACGACGAGGTATGAGGACCTTGTTAGCTCTATATTGCTGAAACTTGGTCTAGAAG GTCATGTTTCATTGTCGCCGGCAGTTTCCAGAG CTCGGGGGGTTCGAACCGGAATACCACCATCTTCCTCCGTCCCTGCGTACGAGCCACCCCTCCAACCTGCCGCCTCGCCTTCGTTCGTTGTTGATCTCAACGGAAGTGTAGGCGACGAGGTCGGAGAAGGGGAATATCCGCGGACCTCTTTACAGTGTGTTGTACCGGCTGGGGTTGGAGATGGATTCTTGGATGATCCAAAGGACGATGATGTCGAGCCGGATATGATTGCTGATGACAATGGCGATGATGCTGGAGCAAGTGAGCCTGCTGGGGTGGGCGGTGGTTCTAGCTCTGGCACGCAGCAGTACCCTCCACATTTTTCCTCTTTGGACTTGGATGCCATGAGGCAGGAGGGAGTACCTGGGCAACCGGCTGGATTTGGCGCTAGAGATGCTGAAGGGTCTGCAGGTCTGACAGAGTTTCAGGTTGGTCAGCAATTTCCGGATAAAGAAGAGGCCTTCTTAAGTGTCAAGACTTACAGCATCCGTCGAGGGGTACAGTACAAGGTCGTGGAGTCTGACTATCGCCGGTATGTGGGCAAGTGTTCTGAGTTCGACaatgggtgcacatggttgattcgTCTTAGTCTCCGACAGCGAAAGGGAGTTTGGGAGGTCAAACGTTACAACGGACCGCATACTTGTCTCGCCACCTCGATTTCCAGCGACCACAGGAGTTTGGATTACCATGTGATATCGGCATTCATTATGCCAATTGTTAGGGTTGATGCATCCGTCAGCATCAAGGTGCTCCTAAATGCCACCGCAACACACTTCGGGTTTAGGCCGACTTACAGGAGGGTCTGGTTGGCGAAGTAG
- the LOC107489650 gene encoding uncharacterized protein LOC107489650, whose protein sequence is MAGTVAVLKTSPVRVGGQLDESRAYFHRLFWTFPPCIEAFRHCKPLISIDGTHLYGKNGGMLLVAIAQDMNSNILLVAFALVEGENAESWSFFLSHLREHVTQQPGLLVISDRHNGIKAALEAPDGGWLPPSAYRAFCIRHVAANFALTFKGKDTRRLLVNTAYAKTEVEFHYWFDILRSEDPAMCDWANRIEYSLWTQHCDEGRRFGHMTTNISECVNSILKGVRNLPVCSLVKATYGRLAELFVRKGREAEAQMGTGQQFSQHLVKCIEANLKTARCFTVTVYDRDNSEFTIAETTPTGSFSLGSYRVSLASQTCDCGYFQALHFPCPHALACCAYSRLT, encoded by the coding sequence ATGGCTGGTACTGTTGCAGTCCTAAAGACGAGCCCTGTTCGTGTCGGTGGACAGTTGGACGAGTCTCGAGCTTATTTTCACAGACTATTCTGGACGTTTCCACCGTGTATCGAGGCATTCCGTCATTGCAAGCCCCTAATTAGTATTGACGGCACCCATCTGTATGGCAAGAATGGGGGAATGTTGCTTGTCGCGATTGCACAAGATATGAACTCCAACATACTCCTTGTTGCATTCGCATTAGTCGAGGGTGAGAATGCTGAGTCGTGGTCCTTCTTTCTCTCCCACCTGCGTGAGCATGTGACACAGCAGCCGGGTTTGCTGGTTATCTCGGACAGGCATAACGGCATCAAGGCCGCGCTTGAGGCTCCTGATGGAGGCTGGTTACCTCCGTCTGCATACCGGGCATTCTGCATTCGACATGTTGCGGCAAATTTCGCCCTCACCTTCAAGGGCAAAGACACAAGGAGGCTACTTGTGAATACGGCGTACGCTAAGACCGAGGTCGAGTTCCATTACTGGTTTGATATTCTTAGGTCCGAAGACCCGGCGATGTGTGACTGGGCGAACCGGATTGAGTATTCGTTGTGGACACAACATTGTGATGAGGGGCGTAGATTCGGACACATGACGACGAATATATCTGAGTGTGTGAACTCGATCCTCAAGGGTGTACGAAACCTTCCTGTGTGCTCGCTAGTGAAGGCAACATACGGAAGGTTGGCCGAATTATTTGTTCGCAAAGGGAGAGAGGCTGAGGCGCAGATGGGAACCGGACAACAATTTAGTCAGCACTTGGTGAAGTGTATAGAGGCCAACTTGAAGACGGCTAGGTGCTTCACGGTTACTGTGTACGACAGAGATAACTCCGAGTTCACCATCGCAGAGACAACTCCGACTGGTTCTTTCTCACTAGGTAGCTACAGAGTCTCGCTTGCATCTCAGACATGTGACTGTGGATACTTCCAGGCACTTCATTTCCCGTGTCCCCACGCACTGGCATGCTGTGCCTACTCAAGGCTTACATAG